ATTTTATTTGTTTAAAAATGGGTAATAAATTGATAACATATTGAGATATGATGTATTTCATAGTGATTCACGCATTTATATACCATCTTTTTTATCACTTATAAAATCAAATTAATTATTATTAATATAACAGAAATTATCTATTATATATACTATTTTATTCTTATAACTTTCATATTGATTTTATCTGAGTTCAAATTAAATACAATAGATGATCCGTAATACATCACATTAAAAATATTATTATTTTTGTATTATAAAAATATTGATATTTACCGTTTTATATTCACTGGAATAACAGCAATAATTGAATAAAAAAAATTCCAAAAAAGGAATATTAGTACCGATTTAATTATGATTAAAATAGAAAAATTTAAATCGATAAATAATTATTTTTAATTTCATTTTTAGTCTTGACGCATGCTTTTTTTAGGAATAACGTGATGTCATTGATATTGCAGAAACTTTGTCACGGCTAATTATATTACGTACTTGTAAGATATTTGCATGTATCAATAAATTTTAGGATATAGGAAGTATAATAGGATGTCAGACAACCCCAGAGAAATGTTAAATGATTTTGTAAACGGCCTTGGTGAATTCGGAGAAATGAAATCTACACAGGGAAATGTAGAAGGTTTCATGAATCTTTTGGAAACTACATACAAGGAAGGCGATGCCATTGATCCCAAAACAAAAGAACTGATAAGTATCGGAATCGCAGTATTCAGCAGATGTTTGTACTGCATTGTTTATCATACATATAAAGCTCTTGAAGCCGGTGCTAAGAAAGATGAGATTCTCCAGGCTGCAATGGTCTCTGTCGCCTTTGGCGGTGGTCCTGCAATGGCTTACAGTGTCACCTTACTGAAGAACAGCATTGAAGAATTCGAAAAAGACTTTAATTAAAAATCTTAAGAGAGAGGAAGATACATTTTCCTCTCTCTTTGCTCAATTGGATAGAAATTATGATAGTAAAAGTAAAGCTTGATAAGCTTATTAAAAACGGTAAGCAGGGAAAGGTCGGTAAAATTTCAGTAAAGGAAAATGATCCCATAAAGATTGGTGAAAAGATTCTGCAGGTTGAATCCGTTAAGGGTAATACTGTTATTAAATCAAAGATCAACGGTTTAATTAAAAAGATAGTAGTTACAGAAGGTGCAACCATAAAAGTTGGTGATTCCATTGCCGAAATTGAAAAAGACTAATAATCTTTTATTTGTATCAAAGAGTTTTGAACCATGGTTCAATTTGGCGGTCGAAGAGTATTTGACCGCCAATGTTAAAAGCAATCAGGTCATTCTTTATCTCTGGCAAAACAATAATTCAGTAGTTATCGGAAGTAACCAGAACCCCTGGAAGGAATGTGACGTGGGTAAGATCCGTGACAGTGGTATAAAGCTGGCAAGACGTCAGTCCGGTGGGGGTGCTGTATTTCATGATAAGGGGAATTTAAACTATACCTTTATCACAGAAAATGGCTTATTCGATACTGAAAAGCAGTTTTCAGTCATAATTAATGCAGTTAAAAGTTTTGGTCTCAATGCAATATTTTCAGGCCGGAATGATATTTTAATTAATAATATCAAATTCTCAGGGAATGCTTTTTTTTCAAACGACCAGGCATCATATCATCATGGAACCTTATTAATAGACTCAAATCTATCTACTCTTTCCGGGATATTAACCCCGTCGAAACAGAAAATTGAATCCAAGGGGATTGATTCTGTCAGAGCCAGGGTTATGAATCTGAAAGAGTTATCCAGGGATATCTCTATACATAGTATGAAGGACAGAATTATAGAGTCCTTTGAAAAACATTATGGCGGGATTGATAGTAAAACTGATCTGACTGAGCATTCCTATGATTCAGATGCATTCAATAAAATGTATAAAACACAGTCCTCCTGGGAGTGGATATATGGAGATAGTCCTTCCTTTGAAGCCGTTCATAGTAATAAATTTTTATGGGGCGAAATTGAAATCGGATTCAATTTAATTGACGGAAAGATAATCAATACAAAAACTTATTCAGATTCACTTATTACATCCTTTGGGAAAAAGCTTACTAGAGCTTTAAAGGGTGTTAAATATGATTCTGACAATATAAAAAAAGCAATAGACAGCATTGAGCCTTTAGAGAATGAAAAGCAGATATTTTCAGATATTAAAGAGCTTTTCGAGGATCAGTGCGTATAAGATCGCAATTTATAAAATATTTTATCAGGTGGTAGATAAATGGTTAAAGAAAAGAAACCGGAAATTGAGGAATCTCTTTCACAGGAGGAAATTCAGGAACTGGACAAATTGATAGATAAACATGGGGCGGATGAAGAGCAATTGATACCCCTACTTGAAAAAGTTCAGGTTCTACTGGGATATATTCCTGTCTCGGTACAGGAAAGGATCTCTAATAAGACAGGAATTCCTCCTAATCATATTTATGGAGTAGTCTCGTTCTATTCCTATTTCTCAATGGAAGCGAAAGCCAGACACAGAATTCAGGTCTGTATGGGAACCGCCTGTTATGTAAAAGGCGGAAAAGAGATCGCCGAAAAAATAGAAGCAGATTACAACATTAAACTTGGCGAAAGCACAGAAGATGGAAGATTTACTTATGAGAATGCCAGATGTTTTGGAGCATGCGGACTGGCTCCGATTTTGGTAGTTGATGGCAAAATATTCGGAAAAGTAAGCATTGACAGTGTCGATGCCATTCTTGATGAGTATAAATAACAGGTTTGTTATAAAGGGAAAGTAGATGGGTACAAAATCAATATCCGATATTAATGATATTCGAGATAAAATAGTAAATGGTGCTGAGAAAGAATCAGCAAAGATCTATGTTCATATGGGAACCTGCGGAATCGCTTCCGGTGCAACAGAAGTTCTTGAATCTTTGAAAAAAGATCTTAAAGAAAATAACATCAAGGCAGCAAAAATCATTAAAACCGGCTGTGCCGGTATTTGTTCTAAAGAACCATTGATTACCGTGGCAATGCCGGGTCAGGAACCGATCATTTATGAATATATGGATGAGAGTAAAGTCCAAAGGGTTGTCAGGGAGCATATTATATCCGGCACAGTTGTGAAGGATTTCGCATTTGCCAGAGGAATGGAAGCCGAAATACAGGAAAGAATTGAAAACAAAGGAGCTCCTGCCGGTCAGAAAGTTCTTGACAGCAGTATTCCCGGAATAGAGGAAATCCCGTTCTTCAAACTCCAGAAACAGAGAGTTATGCGGAACAGAGCAGTAATCGACCCGAACAACATTGAACATTATATTGGAAGGGATGGATATCAGGGGCTGATTAAAGCACTCTCTGAAATGTCAGCAGAAGATATATTGAAAACTGTTCTGGATTCCGGAATAAGAGGTAGAGGAGGCGCCGGTTTCCCTACAGGTTTAAAATGGAAATTTGCGGCCCAGACTGAAAACAGTACAAAATACGTTCTTTGTAATGCAGATGAGGGAGATCCAGGTGCCTATATGGACAGATCTGTCCTCGAAAGCGATCCCCACAGTATTCTTGAAGGAATGGTTATAGCCGGTAAGGCAATAGGTTCCCATAAGGGTTATGTCTATTGCAGGGCTGAATACCCCCTTGCTGTTGAAATACTGAACAAGGCTATAAAAACTGCAAAAAAATATAATCTTCTGGGAGAAAATATCCTTGGAACGGGCTTTGATTTTGATATAGAAGTCTATGAAGGGGCAGGTGCATTTGTCTGCGGTGAAGAAACAGCCCTGATGAGATCAATTGAAGGCTTCAGAGGGAATCCGAGACCCCGCCCACCCTTTCCCGCCGTAGCAGGTCTTAAAGAAAAACCGACCATCCTTAACAATGTGGAAACCCTGTCAAATATTTCCCAGATTGTTGCAAAGGGCAGCGATTGGTTCAAAGGGATCGGTACTGAAAAGAGTCCCGGGACAAAAGTATTCTCCATCACAGGTGATATTAACAATGTCGGTTGTGTTGAGGTTCCCATTGGAACAAAACTGAGTTCTATTGTCAATGAAATAGGCGGGGGAATGGTTGAAGGTAAAAACTTCAAGGCAGCACAGCTCGGTGGACCTTCCGGAGGCTGCATACCCCTGGAACATCTGGATGTAGAAGTTGATTATGAAACTCTTCAGGAATACGGTGCCATTATGGGCTCCGGCGGATTGATTGTCATAAGTGATACTCAGTCAGCAGTCGATATTGCACGATTCTTTATGCAGTTCTGTCAGGAAGAAGCCTGCGGAAAATGTATTCCCGGTAGAGAGGGAACCAAGCAGATGCTGAATATTCTGAACAGGATATACAGTGGAAAAGGCAGGACGGACGACATTGAGAAGCTCGAAGAACTTGCCCTTGTTATTCAGAGTACAGCCTTATGTGCTTTGTGTAAGACATCTGCTAATCCGGTTTTGAGTACACTGAGATACTTCAGAAAAGAATATGAAGAAGCTATTACAGCTTAATAATCAGGGAGGTCGAAAATGATATTTGCAAAAGCTCTGAAATATGAGGATATTATAAAAAATCTGGACAGGGAAAACGATGTTATCTCGATGCTGGGTTGTGAAACCTGTGTGAGAGTCGCAGGATGCGGTGGTCGTAAGGCCATGAAAGAATTGGCATTAAAACTGAGAGAAGATGGATTCAATGTGAAAGAGGGTTTTCTGGTACCCACTGCCTGTAATCCTAAAATAACATTTGCAAAACTGGATAAAGAGATAAATACAGTAGTCTCCATGGCATGCAGTGCGGGAGGGTCAAATATTAAAAGGCTATTTCCTGAATGCAAGCTTATTGAATCATCCGAAGATGTAGGATTGATGGTTAGCGATACAGATAAGAAAGTTCTGAAAATTACAAAACCCTTTAAAAAATTCGAACATGAAACAGGCTTTGAATATGAAACACTGACCGGGATAAAGCTGGAAAGTAACGATAACCTGCCTATTATGAATAATAATAAGAAAGAACCTGTTCTGGAGGCTGCCAGATGATAATATCTCTTAGATCCATAAGCTATGATGACTTGAAAAGTCAGCTTTCTGAAAATGACAGAATACTCATTATCAGCTGTAATACCTGTGTTGTAAGCTGCGGCATTGCCGGAAACGGTCCAATGACAACACTCGAAGGAATGTTGAAAGCCGACGGTTACAATGTTCTTGGAAAAGACCTGCTCAGTATCGGGTGTACCCTGAATATTGTTGAAAAGCATAAAAACGACAGAATAAAGAAAGAGATGTATGACGAAGCAACAGTCATAATACCTCTGATTTGTGAAAACGGTTTAGAGGGGATTGAATCGGTTTTCTATGATAAAAAAGTCATCTCCATGTCAAAGACTCTGGGAACCGGAAATTTCACAATGGACAGAGGCGTTGTACTTACCAATCCTTTAGAGAGCACTGGACTCGAACAGTCTGATGAAGGTTATGATCTTTATGAATTGGCAGAAAAATTAGATCTTTATGCTGATTTCTTCGATGAAGATGAAGCAGCACCCCAGGATAAGAATTATGTGAATCTTACCATAAACGGAGAAGAAGTAACTGCCGAAGAGGGTCAGAATCTTCTTCAGGTTTGCGGCGAAAACGGAATTTTTGTGCCTCACCTGTGCTACGATGAAGAGATTTCAACCGCAGGAGTCTGTCGATTATGTCTCGTTAAAGTCGAAGGGATGAGAGGTCATGTCCCTTCATGCTGTACCCTGGTAAAAGAAGGGATGGTTGCAGTAACAGAAGATGCAGAGCTCATAGCCTGCCGCCGTGTGATACTGGAACTTATTCTTGCATCAAACAGCCACAACTGCCTTACCTGTTCAAAGGGTATTCCCAATCTGCTTGGAAGCTGCGAACTTCAGGCTCTGATGAGAAGATATGGTATAGAGGGCAGCCGGTATGATGAAAATCCCCATAAGGCAGCAGTAGATAACTCCAGCCCCATTATCTCCTTTGATTCAAACAGATGTGTATTATGCGGCAGATGTGTAAGAGCATGTGATGAACTGGCAGGACTCAGAAACATCGGATTTGTTAACAGAGGATCTGAAACAGTTGTTGCGGCAGGATTGAATACGACAATGGATCAGAGTGCCTGTGCGGCATGTATGGCCTGTGTCAGTGCCTGTCCCACAGGAGCGCTGACAGAAAAATATCTTCATTTTAAAGGAAAAGACTGGGAACCTGTTAAGGTCTTCAGCGACAGTTTAGAATAGGCTGAACAGAATATTCTAAAATAGTAAACGGCAGAATGTCTGAGAGGGCCTTCTGCCGTTTATCCATGAGAAAGAACGTAAATATTATGAGTCTGGAATATGGCGTATTAGTACTTTCCGTATCGGCGGAAGGCATCACACATGATTTTGATTTTCTCAGCGGTATGATTGATATCATCCGGAGTTGTATAGGCCATACTGATCAGACCATTATGGTTTCTCCCCAGAGTTTCCACCATCCGTTTTACATACAGATCGATATCTTCATTTGTCCCTTCTACCATTGTTCTCTGAATATCGACAGGACACCAGAATGACAGTTTTCCATCTACCTTGTCAGCCAGATTTTCAATACCCATATTTTCCTGCTGATCCATCTGAACAACATTCAATCCGGCATCGATTAAATCAGGCAGCAGCTCCAGAATATACCCGCATGAATGAAGCCATACATCCATGCCCAGCTCATGGGCATAGGCCCAGTTCTCTCTGTAATGAGGGAGAAAGAACTCACGGATCATATCCAGACTTATCATAAGACTATTCTGAAGACCCCAGTCATCGTAAGCCATCACTCCATCACAGCCGATGGCCTTCAACTGTCTCATTGATTCGCGCTGTGCAGCAGCAAACCTGGCAATAAGGGCCTTTAGTTGATCCGGATCTTCGTAATAGGCCAGAAACATGGACTCAATACCTGTAATATTATGAATTCCTTCATTCATTGAAGAAAAGGGCATGACCCCAAGACAATATTTGGGATCATCCAGCAATTCATTATCTTTGATTATATCTGCTGCTTTCTGTAGATATATGGGATTATTTAAATCCGGAAAAGGAAAATCTTCCTGTTTGGATATATCTTTCAAGGCGGCTTCAGAAACCTCTCCACGCCCCAGAACACCACCGGCCATCCTTTTGAAGCTTACACCCCAGCAGTCGGTCATAAAGTCCTGATCTCCGTCATTGGTCCAATCCACAAGAGGAGCAGGTTTATCCATCCACAACCATATGAGATCATTTTCCTTCCCATCGGGCAGAAAATGGGGGATTCTATCCACTTTTCCTGCTGAAATAGCTTTTTTAACTCGCTCTCTCGATTTCATATTCATGGCTCCCTCAATGGTAATCTAAGATCTATTTAACCATCAGATTTCAGGTAAATAAATAGAGAAAACGGTTAGAGTTTTGTACAATTTGGCTATAAATTATTTTGATTATCTTCATTTCATCCACTGGATACCATCCTGGAGTCAGTAAGGCATTTTCAGCCTGGGTAAATCTATGGGAGCTAAATACAAAGGTCTGCACTAAAATTAGCCATAACTATCATTATTCATATTGACTTTCCTGCTATTTATATCGATCTTTTAATATATATCAGGAGATATACTATGGCCAAAAATAGATGGACAAATAATAATATAGGCGATTTAACGGGACAGATAGCAATTATTACAGGGGCAAATACTGGATTGGGAAAAGAGACTGCAGCAATTCTAGCCAGTAAAAATGCAACAGTTATCATGGCAGTTAGAAATACAATGAAAGGTGAAAAAGCTGCACTGGAAATTCAGAATCAATTTATAAAATCTAAAATAAGAGTGATGGAACTGGATCTCTCGAGTTTAAGATCAATAAAAGGTTTTGCTCACTGTATTTTAAAAGAATATAAGCAGATAAATTATTTAATTAACAATGCCGGTGTAATGGTACCACCCTACTCTAAAACAGAAGATGGGTTTGAATTACAATTCGGCACAAATCATCTCGGTCATTTTGCCCTGACAGGGCATCTCATAGCTATCTTAAAAGCAACGCCTAATTCCAGAATCGTCAATGTATCCAGTATCGCCCATAGTTCGGGTAATATTGATTTCGATGATCTCAACTGGGAAAAACGAGAGTATAACGCTTCTTCATCCTATGGGGATTCTAAGATAGCCAATCTATATTTTACCTACGAATTAGCCCGTAAAGTAAAAGAATCGGATCTAAAAGTGATTGCGGCGCATCCAGGATGGACGGCTACAGACTTGCAGAGGAATTCAGGATTATTTTCTTTTCTTAATCCCTTCTTTGCACAGAAACCGGCAATGGGAGCACTTCCCACTTTGCGTGCAGCCATAGACCCGGAGGCGCAGAATGGAGACTATTTCGGACCCGATGGCTTCAAGGAAATAAAGGGCTATCCGGTTAAAGTTGAATCCAATGAGTTATCTCATGATGGTGAGATTGCTGCCAGGCTTTGGCATATATCTGAAGAAATGACAGGGGTCAATTTTTAGAAATATTTTTTTTCTGATAACCGTCTATACTTACAAAGGAGAAATTATGATTATTAGTCCCAAAACAAGAGTTTTTGATATTCTTGAAGAATATGGTGATATTGCGAGTGTCATGATGGCTATGGGTGTTGAACCTGTTGCCAAATTTTCTATTCGTCGGTTTATTACAAGATTTATAAATGTCAGAATGGCTGCATTTGTACATAAAGTCGAATTAAATGAATTTATTGATAAAATCAATAAGGCAATAGAAGAAAAAGAGCAGGAATGACAGCTCTATGTCATATATAAAGTATATAAATCAATTAATAAATGAATCACTTACTTTGTCATGAACTACAGTAACCGTCAAAATATCTTCATATTTGGGGGAATGCCAAAAAGATTGTGAGATGGTCACAACTCAAGCAAAAATGGCTAACCTTAATAGAGGATTCTAATCATGGCACCACCGTAGGTGGTTTAGTACAACCAGCCTTCTGTCTATTAATATTAGATTAAAAAAATACTTTGAAGGAATTATTATATATTCCATCATCGCCTTCATTCTCAGAGAAATTACTTTCAATCTGGACGAATATTCTGAAAAGCCTTAACTATTCTGTCAGCTAATAAATCAATTGCAGGATTATTGGCCGACTGATTTTTGCGTAAATAAATATCAGAATGTGGAAGTTTCGGAAAAATAGTATTTTCGGCAATAATCTTCAGATTTTTGGGAACAATGCTCTCACTCATCACAGCAATAGCAAGCCCGGCTGATACTGCAGCTATATGTCCTAAAATACTTTCACTGGTATAGGCAATACGATAATCAATTCCAGCCTTTTCTAGCTCGCGAACGGCCCAAATTCTGAACAGACAATCATGAGTAGGGAAAAGTGCTAGTGGAATAGGTCTAACTTCTTCAATATCATGATTTGGTGAGACTACCCAAACAGACGGTTCATGACGAAGCAATAAGGAATCTTGAAATGTTGGCTCTGAGGTTGATGTTAAGGCCAAATCAAGTTTCTCATTTTTGATCAAGTGAATTAAATTATGACTTGAGAGAACTGAAACTTCGACCTGAACATTCGGATAGATCCGTGAAAATCCAGCAAGTATTTCAGGAAGAAATCGCGTTGTATAATCTTCGGGAGTCCCGACTTTTACCAAACCAGATAATTCAGGCTGCGTTAACTGATTTATGATTAGAGTAATCAAAGGGATTCAGAAACATCACCACAACATTCAAGAGTTACGAGACTTCAATGACCGGGAACTATCAGATCTTGGATTAAGCCGAGTCGATATTGAGAAAACAAGTCCAGATTCGTTATTTAGGGATTCAGCCCTAATAGACAGATGGAGAAATTAATTTGTGCATCATCATCCAAAAACTTTATTCATCATATGTAGCCTTGATCTGAAAACAACAGCAATGAGCGAAGAGCCTATTATTGGGCTTCTTAAGAATCAAGATTTTGAGGACTTCTACAAGTCAGTACTGGAAGAATCCTTTCTCCTGAATCTTATAAGGACAGTTGTCCGGATTTCCACTGCAGGAAGTAATATCACAGGGAACTCCAAGAGCCTCAATACCTGGTTTTGTACAAATAGGGATCATTTCAACTTCAAAAACATCAGAACCTATTGAATAGAAAAAGGGAGCCTCTTCTTTATAGTAGCTGCAATCAATCATACAATTCCTCTCATTCTTATTAAATATCTTTGGTTATTGTTAATAATAATGATCCCTATTTGGGGTTTCGTATATCAACCAAAAGGATTAATAATGTAAAATTCAGACCCTTGACTTCTTATTACTTTTCGAATGACATAGATACTGATAGCAAATGAAAATACATCTTTTTTCGCACTTATGTAGATATATTTTGCAAGAGACTCTACACATAGAACTCAGATCTTACCCCTCACTCCCCTATCTGACAGGAGACCCCGGAGCTCCGGCCGCCAGGCGGGAACGGAGGGTTCCTCATAAAAGCCATCACTGTTTTTTCCAGTACTGCTTAGCGAAAAAAATACAGCGGAACAGGGGCGTCCGTTACGGTTGTAACCACATCTACTTTCTGCTTCGAGCCTTTGCGGAGGATGAGATCGACTATTTCATTACACCATTAGGAATCATCTCTATTTCCATGTGTGCGGCTGTGTCAGCAATAAACGTTCAAAACAGGAAGAAATCAAGGAAATCTATAGAACCAGAAGGATCGAGATATTGAATAAATCCTTATATAGTAACATAAAGAATAGAGAGAAGTTGAGGGTAATGTAACACCCCTAGTGACAATAGGAATGACAGGTGCATCAGTATGTTACACAGATTCTTTATTTGTATGCCTCATCATGAGTACCTACATGAATCGGTATGATCTGGTCTTCTTGTATTATAAATTCAATTGTAATTCGATAAGTCATATTTATAGATACACTATGCAATTCTGATAAATTACCTTTCAGTCTGTGTAGTCTTAATGATGGATGATTTGGATTTAATTCTAATAATTGTAGTGTTTTACTATACTGATTAATTAATTTTGGATGCTTCTTAATAAACTTTGAGACACTTTTCTCATAGCTTTCAGTAAATATAATCTTAGGCATTTTCAATTCTTTTTATATGATCTTCAATAGTACCAGGGAGAATCCTGCCATCAGCAATATCTCTTTTGCTTTCAATCAAGGCAGCCTCAAGCTCACATTCCCTAAGATGGTTATATTCATCTATTGAAAGAACAACATATTTACTTTTACCTCGAACCGTAATTACTGCTTCATTGTCAGATGTAACTATTTGATCGATTAATGAGACACCTTTTACTTTTAAATCATTGGCTGTAATATTATTTATCATACAATATACCTCACGATTAATAGTACTCTTAATTGCACTATTAATCAATTCTTTGAGTAATCTAGTCTTATAACCAATTTTATTCTATCTATCTGTTGGTTTTTCTTCATTTCATAATCAGCCATCGGAGATTTATTCTTGAAAGAAAACGTTACTTACAAAGTTTAATATATCTTCGCGAGAAAATTTATAATTTCATGCTCAGCACAACCAGCTCTGATCCCCGGATAAGAATTGCTCCGGATGCCCTGGATCTGGACCAGTTTCTCTTTAATTGTGCCAACGGTGTGATCGACCTGAAATCCGGACGTCTGTCTCCCCATGACAGGGAGAGGATGATCACAAAGTACTCTCCTGTCCCCTACAATGAGGAAGCCCTCTGTCCCCACTGGAAGCAGTTTTTAAAGGATATTTTTAATAACAACAAGGAACTGATCAAGTTTATACAGAGATTCCTGGGCTGCTCCCTCACGGGGGACATGTCCTGTCAGTCCATGTTTATCCTCCACGGCACCGGCGCCAACGGCAAGAGCACCTTTATAAACGTTGTGAGCCGCATCATGGGGGACTACGCCACCACGACTCCCACTGAGACCTTTATGCAGAAGAAGGGAGAACAGG
The sequence above is drawn from the Oceanispirochaeta sp. M1 genome and encodes:
- a CDS encoding NuoF family protein, which produces MGTKSISDINDIRDKIVNGAEKESAKIYVHMGTCGIASGATEVLESLKKDLKENNIKAAKIIKTGCAGICSKEPLITVAMPGQEPIIYEYMDESKVQRVVREHIISGTVVKDFAFARGMEAEIQERIENKGAPAGQKVLDSSIPGIEEIPFFKLQKQRVMRNRAVIDPNNIEHYIGRDGYQGLIKALSEMSAEDILKTVLDSGIRGRGGAGFPTGLKWKFAAQTENSTKYVLCNADEGDPGAYMDRSVLESDPHSILEGMVIAGKAIGSHKGYVYCRAEYPLAVEILNKAIKTAKKYNLLGENILGTGFDFDIEVYEGAGAFVCGEETALMRSIEGFRGNPRPRPPFPAVAGLKEKPTILNNVETLSNISQIVAKGSDWFKGIGTEKSPGTKVFSITGDINNVGCVEVPIGTKLSSIVNEIGGGMVEGKNFKAAQLGGPSGGCIPLEHLDVEVDYETLQEYGAIMGSGGLIVISDTQSAVDIARFFMQFCQEEACGKCIPGREGTKQMLNILNRIYSGKGRTDDIEKLEELALVIQSTALCALCKTSANPVLSTLRYFRKEYEEAITA
- a CDS encoding uroporphyrinogen decarboxylase family protein, giving the protein MKSRERVKKAISAGKVDRIPHFLPDGKENDLIWLWMDKPAPLVDWTNDGDQDFMTDCWGVSFKRMAGGVLGRGEVSEAALKDISKQEDFPFPDLNNPIYLQKAADIIKDNELLDDPKYCLGVMPFSSMNEGIHNITGIESMFLAYYEDPDQLKALIARFAAAQRESMRQLKAIGCDGVMAYDDWGLQNSLMISLDMIREFFLPHYRENWAYAHELGMDVWLHSCGYILELLPDLIDAGLNVVQMDQQENMGIENLADKVDGKLSFWCPVDIQRTMVEGTNEDIDLYVKRMVETLGRNHNGLISMAYTTPDDINHTAEKIKIMCDAFRRYGKY
- a CDS encoding biotin/lipoyl-binding protein; protein product: MIVKVKLDKLIKNGKQGKVGKISVKENDPIKIGEKILQVESVKGNTVIKSKINGLIKKIVVTEGATIKVGDSIAEIEKD
- a CDS encoding oxidoreductase, which codes for MAKNRWTNNNIGDLTGQIAIITGANTGLGKETAAILASKNATVIMAVRNTMKGEKAALEIQNQFIKSKIRVMELDLSSLRSIKGFAHCILKEYKQINYLINNAGVMVPPYSKTEDGFELQFGTNHLGHFALTGHLIAILKATPNSRIVNVSSIAHSSGNIDFDDLNWEKREYNASSSYGDSKIANLYFTYELARKVKESDLKVIAAHPGWTATDLQRNSGLFSFLNPFFAQKPAMGALPTLRAAIDPEAQNGDYFGPDGFKEIKGYPVKVESNELSHDGEIAARLWHISEEMTGVNF
- a CDS encoding type II toxin-antitoxin system RelE/ParE family toxin, encoding MPKIIFTESYEKSVSKFIKKHPKLINQYSKTLQLLELNPNHPSLRLHRLKGNLSELHSVSINMTYRITIEFIIQEDQIIPIHVGTHDEAYK
- a CDS encoding carboxymuconolactone decarboxylase family protein, which produces MSDNPREMLNDFVNGLGEFGEMKSTQGNVEGFMNLLETTYKEGDAIDPKTKELISIGIAVFSRCLYCIVYHTYKALEAGAKKDEILQAAMVSVAFGGGPAMAYSVTLLKNSIEEFEKDFN
- a CDS encoding LysR substrate-binding domain-containing protein, giving the protein MITLIINQLTQPELSGLVKVGTPEDYTTRFLPEILAGFSRIYPNVQVEVSVLSSHNLIHLIKNEKLDLALTSTSEPTFQDSLLLRHEPSVWVVSPNHDIEEVRPIPLALFPTHDCLFRIWAVRELEKAGIDYRIAYTSESILGHIAAVSAGLAIAVMSESIVPKNLKIIAENTIFPKLPHSDIYLRKNQSANNPAIDLLADRIVKAFQNIRPD
- a CDS encoding 2Fe-2S iron-sulfur cluster-binding protein — protein: MIISLRSISYDDLKSQLSENDRILIISCNTCVVSCGIAGNGPMTTLEGMLKADGYNVLGKDLLSIGCTLNIVEKHKNDRIKKEMYDEATVIIPLICENGLEGIESVFYDKKVISMSKTLGTGNFTMDRGVVLTNPLESTGLEQSDEGYDLYELAEKLDLYADFFDEDEAAPQDKNYVNLTINGEEVTAEEGQNLLQVCGENGIFVPHLCYDEEISTAGVCRLCLVKVEGMRGHVPSCCTLVKEGMVAVTEDAELIACRRVILELILASNSHNCLTCSKGIPNLLGSCELQALMRRYGIEGSRYDENPHKAAVDNSSPIISFDSNRCVLCGRCVRACDELAGLRNIGFVNRGSETVVAAGLNTTMDQSACAACMACVSACPTGALTEKYLHFKGKDWEPVKVFSDSLE
- a CDS encoding lipoate--protein ligase, whose amino-acid sequence is MPKLKKTNNLLFVSKSFEPWFNLAVEEYLTANVKSNQVILYLWQNNNSVVIGSNQNPWKECDVGKIRDSGIKLARRQSGGGAVFHDKGNLNYTFITENGLFDTEKQFSVIINAVKSFGLNAIFSGRNDILINNIKFSGNAFFSNDQASYHHGTLLIDSNLSTLSGILTPSKQKIESKGIDSVRARVMNLKELSRDISIHSMKDRIIESFEKHYGGIDSKTDLTEHSYDSDAFNKMYKTQSSWEWIYGDSPSFEAVHSNKFLWGEIEIGFNLIDGKIINTKTYSDSLITSFGKKLTRALKGVKYDSDNIKKAIDSIEPLENEKQIFSDIKELFEDQCV
- a CDS encoding DUF1858 domain-containing protein; its protein translation is MIISPKTRVFDILEEYGDIASVMMAMGVEPVAKFSIRRFITRFINVRMAAFVHKVELNEFIDKINKAIEEKEQE
- a CDS encoding type II toxin-antitoxin system Phd/YefM family antitoxin, giving the protein MINNITANDLKVKGVSLIDQIVTSDNEAVITVRGKSKYVVLSIDEYNHLRECELEAALIESKRDIADGRILPGTIEDHIKRIENA
- a CDS encoding DUF1127 domain-containing protein, translating into MIRVIKGIQKHHHNIQELRDFNDRELSDLGLSRVDIEKTSPDSLFRDSALIDRWRN
- a CDS encoding NAD(P)H-dependent oxidoreductase subunit E — encoded protein: MVKEKKPEIEESLSQEEIQELDKLIDKHGADEEQLIPLLEKVQVLLGYIPVSVQERISNKTGIPPNHIYGVVSFYSYFSMEAKARHRIQVCMGTACYVKGGKEIAEKIEADYNIKLGESTEDGRFTYENARCFGACGLAPILVVDGKIFGKVSIDSVDAILDEYK